Proteins encoded within one genomic window of Candidatus Poribacteria bacterium:
- a CDS encoding helix-turn-helix domain-containing protein → MSSRKFFLPFDPARATLKSKRTEPHRTKGKAVRLRTARLNKGHSVHLAAGLAGVSPMLWSLAERARYVPSGSQARRMATALGVDVREVEELAAAAVDGDGGETAEK, encoded by the coding sequence ATATCTAGTCGCAAGTTTTTTTTGCCGTTCGACCCGGCGCGTGCTACACTGAAATCGAAGCGAACTGAACCCCATCGGACGAAAGGAAAAGCAGTGCGACTTAGGACTGCTCGGTTGAACAAGGGTCATTCGGTCCATCTCGCCGCTGGTTTGGCGGGCGTGTCGCCCATGCTGTGGTCGCTCGCGGAGCGGGCGCGGTACGTTCCGAGCGGTAGCCAAGCGCGACGGATGGCTACGGCGTTGGGCGTTGACGTGCGCGAGGTCGAGGAGCTTGCGGCGGCGGCGGTGGACGGGGACGGCGGCGAGACGGCAGAAAAATAA